In the Theobroma cacao cultivar B97-61/B2 chromosome 1, Criollo_cocoa_genome_V2, whole genome shotgun sequence genome, one interval contains:
- the LOC18611894 gene encoding probable mediator of RNA polymerase II transcription subunit 26c isoform X3: protein MVTQCRNCDFGERPSDYEVKADLKRESSHEDKRRGGSPNAPQSDNGDDELDPYGGLFDDEQKKILEIKEHLEEPHQSEDSLIDLLQSLADMDITFQALKETDIGRHVNKLRKHSSNDVRRLVKQLVRKWKEIVDEWVRLNQPGELESSALMADGDSPQQKPPQNGYHQVPDFAYSPNPHNGSSGSDKNNSEPERKPKPIPPRNEPPPKPTYSAPVLQNRQREQKESNFDSERLASARKRLQENYKEAENGLIFTFVPLTIFCSFVLILIVFDLAFCVLFEAKRQRTIQVMDIHELPKPKNAFFGKNKGGSSQGRHW, encoded by the exons ATGGTTACTCAGTGTAGAAATTGCGATTTTGGTGAGAGACCAAGTGATTATGAAGTGAAAGCCGATTTGAAGAGAGAGAGTAGCCATGAAGATAAAAGAAGAGGGGGATCACCTAATGCACCACAATCAGATAATGGGGATGATGAGCTGGATCCATACGGAGGCTTGTTTGATGATGAACAAAAGAAGATTCTTGAAATTAAGGAGCATCTTGAAGAACCTCATCAG TCTGAAGATTCTCTGATTGATTTGCTTCAAAGTTTGGCAGACATGGACATAACATTCCAAGCTCTCAAG GAGACTGATATTGGGAGGCATGTGAACAAATTGAGGAAGCATTCATCAAACGATGTTCGAAGATTAGTGAAGCAACTTGTCAG GAAATGGAAAGAGATTGTTGATGAATGGGTGAGGTTGAATCAACCTGGAGAACTGGAATCCTCTGCACTTATGG CTGATGGAGACTCGCCCCAACAAAAGCCCCCTCAAAATGGTTACCACCAG GTTCCTGACTTTGCATACTCTCCTAATCCACACA ATGGGAGTTCTGGCTCAGACAAGAATAATTCGGAACCAGAAAGGAAGCCAAAGCCGATTCCACCTCGAAACGAGCCTCCACCTAAACCTACTTACTCAGCACCTGTTCTACAAAAC AGACAAagagaacaaaaggaaagcaACTTTGACTCGGAAAGACTGGCTTCAGCAAGAAAAAGGCTTCAAGAAAATTACAAAGAAGCTGAAAatggtttgatttttacttttgttcCACTTACCATATTTTGCTCATTTGTCTTGATACTAATTGTTTTTGACCTGGCATTTTGTGTGCTTTTTGAAGCCAAAAGGCAAAGAACAATTCAAGTGATGGACATTCACGAGCTACCTAAACCTAAGAATGCCTTCTTTGGAAAGAACAAAGGTGGTAGTTCTCAAGGGAGGCATTGGTGA
- the LOC18611894 gene encoding probable mediator of RNA polymerase II transcription subunit 26c isoform X1, translated as MDLDDFRSVLETAEVDVWTFIDTAILVASLDYGPELKQRRDRIVERLYATSMVTQCRNCDFGERPSDYEVKADLKRESSHEDKRRGGSPNAPQSDNGDDELDPYGGLFDDEQKKILEIKEHLEEPHQSEDSLIDLLQSLADMDITFQALKETDIGRHVNKLRKHSSNDVRRLVKQLVRKWKEIVDEWVRLNQPGELESSALMADGDSPQQKPPQNGYHQVPDFAYSPNPHNGSSGSDKNNSEPERKPKPIPPRNEPPPKPTYSAPVLQNRQREQKESNFDSERLASARKRLQENYKEAENGLIFTFVPLTIFCSFVLILIVFDLAFCVLFEAKRQRTIQVMDIHELPKPKNAFFGKNKGGSSQGRHW; from the exons ATGGATTTAGATGACTTCCGATCAGTTCTTGAAACTGCTGAGGTCGATGTTTGGACTTTTATTGACACAGCAATCCTGGTGGCTTCATTGGACTATGGGCCAGAACTGAAGCAACGAAGAGATAGAATTGTGGAGAGGCTTTATGCAACGTCGATGGTTACTCAGTGTAGAAATTGCGATTTTGGTGAGAGACCAAGTGATTATGAAGTGAAAGCCGATTTGAAGAGAGAGAGTAGCCATGAAGATAAAAGAAGAGGGGGATCACCTAATGCACCACAATCAGATAATGGGGATGATGAGCTGGATCCATACGGAGGCTTGTTTGATGATGAACAAAAGAAGATTCTTGAAATTAAGGAGCATCTTGAAGAACCTCATCAG TCTGAAGATTCTCTGATTGATTTGCTTCAAAGTTTGGCAGACATGGACATAACATTCCAAGCTCTCAAG GAGACTGATATTGGGAGGCATGTGAACAAATTGAGGAAGCATTCATCAAACGATGTTCGAAGATTAGTGAAGCAACTTGTCAG GAAATGGAAAGAGATTGTTGATGAATGGGTGAGGTTGAATCAACCTGGAGAACTGGAATCCTCTGCACTTATGG CTGATGGAGACTCGCCCCAACAAAAGCCCCCTCAAAATGGTTACCACCAG GTTCCTGACTTTGCATACTCTCCTAATCCACACA ATGGGAGTTCTGGCTCAGACAAGAATAATTCGGAACCAGAAAGGAAGCCAAAGCCGATTCCACCTCGAAACGAGCCTCCACCTAAACCTACTTACTCAGCACCTGTTCTACAAAAC AGACAAagagaacaaaaggaaagcaACTTTGACTCGGAAAGACTGGCTTCAGCAAGAAAAAGGCTTCAAGAAAATTACAAAGAAGCTGAAAatggtttgatttttacttttgttcCACTTACCATATTTTGCTCATTTGTCTTGATACTAATTGTTTTTGACCTGGCATTTTGTGTGCTTTTTGAAGCCAAAAGGCAAAGAACAATTCAAGTGATGGACATTCACGAGCTACCTAAACCTAAGAATGCCTTCTTTGGAAAGAACAAAGGTGGTAGTTCTCAAGGGAGGCATTGGTGA
- the LOC18611894 gene encoding probable mediator of RNA polymerase II transcription subunit 26c isoform X2: MDLDDFRSVLETAEVDVWTFIDTAILVASLDYGPELKQRRDRIVERLYATSMVTQCRNCDFGERPSDYEVKADLKRESSHEDKRRGGSPNAPQSDNGDDELDPYGGLFDDEQKKILEIKEHLEEPHQSEDSLIDLLQSLADMDITFQALKETDIGRHVNKLRKHSSNDVRRLVKQLVRKWKEIVDEWVRLNQPGELESSALMADGDSPQQKPPQNGYHQVPDFAYSPNPHNGSSGSDKNNSEPERKPKPIPPRNEPPPKPTYSAPVLQNRQREQKESNFDSERLASARKRLQENYKEAENAKRQRTIQVMDIHELPKPKNAFFGKNKGGSSQGRHW; this comes from the exons ATGGATTTAGATGACTTCCGATCAGTTCTTGAAACTGCTGAGGTCGATGTTTGGACTTTTATTGACACAGCAATCCTGGTGGCTTCATTGGACTATGGGCCAGAACTGAAGCAACGAAGAGATAGAATTGTGGAGAGGCTTTATGCAACGTCGATGGTTACTCAGTGTAGAAATTGCGATTTTGGTGAGAGACCAAGTGATTATGAAGTGAAAGCCGATTTGAAGAGAGAGAGTAGCCATGAAGATAAAAGAAGAGGGGGATCACCTAATGCACCACAATCAGATAATGGGGATGATGAGCTGGATCCATACGGAGGCTTGTTTGATGATGAACAAAAGAAGATTCTTGAAATTAAGGAGCATCTTGAAGAACCTCATCAG TCTGAAGATTCTCTGATTGATTTGCTTCAAAGTTTGGCAGACATGGACATAACATTCCAAGCTCTCAAG GAGACTGATATTGGGAGGCATGTGAACAAATTGAGGAAGCATTCATCAAACGATGTTCGAAGATTAGTGAAGCAACTTGTCAG GAAATGGAAAGAGATTGTTGATGAATGGGTGAGGTTGAATCAACCTGGAGAACTGGAATCCTCTGCACTTATGG CTGATGGAGACTCGCCCCAACAAAAGCCCCCTCAAAATGGTTACCACCAG GTTCCTGACTTTGCATACTCTCCTAATCCACACA ATGGGAGTTCTGGCTCAGACAAGAATAATTCGGAACCAGAAAGGAAGCCAAAGCCGATTCCACCTCGAAACGAGCCTCCACCTAAACCTACTTACTCAGCACCTGTTCTACAAAAC AGACAAagagaacaaaaggaaagcaACTTTGACTCGGAAAGACTGGCTTCAGCAAGAAAAAGGCTTCAAGAAAATTACAAAGAAGCTGAAAatg CCAAAAGGCAAAGAACAATTCAAGTGATGGACATTCACGAGCTACCTAAACCTAAGAATGCCTTCTTTGGAAAGAACAAAGGTGGTAGTTCTCAAGGGAGGCATTGGTGA
- the LOC18611895 gene encoding protein trichome birefringence-like 14 isoform X1: MEKKGGDSFRFPGKLLFLAVLALVFMTLLLRDRDRNPFISSHESAQNQYTTPPPAPACFLHDPSNSSVSMEPEMKTNEGNSQSMTIEEREEASENVDSSATSYPPEKEDGNKNGTSLVETKVCNYAKGRWVADSRPPLYTVGCKYMQRNWACRLTNRTDFSYEDYRWQPIDCKMPEFEPSDFLRRMQDKTVAFIGDSLSREQFQSMMCMLTRGEGSPDVEDVADKYGFLKLIRKGAYHHHGWAYRFRSTNTTILHTWSARLCDRKPINATDPNTLYAMHLDGQPAFIRENLNQINVLVINTAHHWSKTMVNMDKEVMYVNGTPVHDKFLRNIENAKIFKVNNIVKWLDSELASHPNLQVFFRTTSPRHFFKGEWNTGGKCDNLVPMTRGSEVLGDESSDKIVAAAVQGTRVKILDITALSDLRDEAHISHYGHKANDCLHWCLPGVPDTWNELLSAQV; this comes from the exons ATGGAGAAGAAAGGAGGAGATTCTTTTAGGTTTCCTGGAAAACTTCTCTTTCTTGCCGTGCTTGCTCTCGTTTTTATGACCTTATTGCTTCGGGACCGGGATAGGAATCCTTTTATTTCTTCACATGAATCAGCCCAAAATCAGTATACCACGCCCCCTCCAGCTCCAG CGTGCTTTCTTCATGACCCGAGTAACTCCTCGGTGTCTATGGAGCCTGAGATGAAAACTAATGAAGGAAATTCTCAATCAATGACGATAGAAGAACGGGAAGAGGCATCAGAGAATGTTGATAGCTCCGCAACCTCGTATCCTCCTGAGAAGGAAGATGGTAATAAAAATGGAACATCCTTGGTCGAAACAAAAG TCTGCAATTATGCAAAGGGTAGATGGGTAGCTGACAGCCGGCCGCCTTTATATACTGTTGGATGCAAGTACATGCAAAGAAATTGGGCATGTAGACTCACCAATCGAACAGATTTCTCTTATGAAGATTATCGATGGCAGCCGATAGATTGTAAAATGCCAGAGTTTGAGCCCTCTGACTTCTTGAGAAG GATGCAGGACAAGACAGTTGCCTTCATAGGAGATTCATTAAGCAGGGAGCAATTCCAATCCATGATGTGCATGCTCACTCGGGGAGAAGGGAGCCCTGACGTTGAAGATGTTGCAGACAAATATGGTTTCCTTAAATTGATACGTAAAGGAGCTTATCATCACCATGGCTGGGCTTACCGTTTTCGAAGTACCAATACCACCATTCTGCATACTTGGTCAGCTAGACTTTGTGACCGGAAGCCTATTAACGCCACCGATCCGAACACCCTTTACGCCATGCATTTGGATGGTCAGCCAGCTTTCATTCGAGAAAACCTCAATCAAATTAACGTATTAGTTATCAACACAGCTCACCATTGGAGCAAAACGATGGTTAACATGGACAAAGAGGTGATGTATGTGAACGGGACGCCCGTCCACGACAAATTTCTTAGGAATATTGAGAATGCCAAGATCTTTAAAGTGAACAACATTGTAAAATGGCTTGATTCCGAGTTGGCCTCGCATCCCAACCTGCAAGTTTTCTTTAGAACCACATCGCCAAGGCACTTTTTTAAAGGGGAATGGAACACCGGGGGGAAATGTGATAACCTGGTTCCAATGACTAGAGGGAGCGAAGTCCTTGGAGATGAATCAAGCGATAAGATTGTTGCAGCTGCTGTTCAGGGTACAAGGGTAAAGATTTTGGATATAACTGCTCTGTCTGATCTGAGAGATGAAGCTCACATTTCACATTATGGTCACAAAGCCAATGACTGCTTGCATTGGTGCTTGCCTGGGGTTCCAGACACCTGGAATGAACTCCTTAGCGCACAGGTCTAG
- the LOC18611895 gene encoding protein trichome birefringence-like 14 isoform X2, which yields MEKKGGDSFRFPGKLLFLAVLALVFMTLLLRDRDRNPFISSHESAQNQYTTPPPAPVCNYAKGRWVADSRPPLYTVGCKYMQRNWACRLTNRTDFSYEDYRWQPIDCKMPEFEPSDFLRRMQDKTVAFIGDSLSREQFQSMMCMLTRGEGSPDVEDVADKYGFLKLIRKGAYHHHGWAYRFRSTNTTILHTWSARLCDRKPINATDPNTLYAMHLDGQPAFIRENLNQINVLVINTAHHWSKTMVNMDKEVMYVNGTPVHDKFLRNIENAKIFKVNNIVKWLDSELASHPNLQVFFRTTSPRHFFKGEWNTGGKCDNLVPMTRGSEVLGDESSDKIVAAAVQGTRVKILDITALSDLRDEAHISHYGHKANDCLHWCLPGVPDTWNELLSAQV from the exons ATGGAGAAGAAAGGAGGAGATTCTTTTAGGTTTCCTGGAAAACTTCTCTTTCTTGCCGTGCTTGCTCTCGTTTTTATGACCTTATTGCTTCGGGACCGGGATAGGAATCCTTTTATTTCTTCACATGAATCAGCCCAAAATCAGTATACCACGCCCCCTCCAGCTCCAG TCTGCAATTATGCAAAGGGTAGATGGGTAGCTGACAGCCGGCCGCCTTTATATACTGTTGGATGCAAGTACATGCAAAGAAATTGGGCATGTAGACTCACCAATCGAACAGATTTCTCTTATGAAGATTATCGATGGCAGCCGATAGATTGTAAAATGCCAGAGTTTGAGCCCTCTGACTTCTTGAGAAG GATGCAGGACAAGACAGTTGCCTTCATAGGAGATTCATTAAGCAGGGAGCAATTCCAATCCATGATGTGCATGCTCACTCGGGGAGAAGGGAGCCCTGACGTTGAAGATGTTGCAGACAAATATGGTTTCCTTAAATTGATACGTAAAGGAGCTTATCATCACCATGGCTGGGCTTACCGTTTTCGAAGTACCAATACCACCATTCTGCATACTTGGTCAGCTAGACTTTGTGACCGGAAGCCTATTAACGCCACCGATCCGAACACCCTTTACGCCATGCATTTGGATGGTCAGCCAGCTTTCATTCGAGAAAACCTCAATCAAATTAACGTATTAGTTATCAACACAGCTCACCATTGGAGCAAAACGATGGTTAACATGGACAAAGAGGTGATGTATGTGAACGGGACGCCCGTCCACGACAAATTTCTTAGGAATATTGAGAATGCCAAGATCTTTAAAGTGAACAACATTGTAAAATGGCTTGATTCCGAGTTGGCCTCGCATCCCAACCTGCAAGTTTTCTTTAGAACCACATCGCCAAGGCACTTTTTTAAAGGGGAATGGAACACCGGGGGGAAATGTGATAACCTGGTTCCAATGACTAGAGGGAGCGAAGTCCTTGGAGATGAATCAAGCGATAAGATTGTTGCAGCTGCTGTTCAGGGTACAAGGGTAAAGATTTTGGATATAACTGCTCTGTCTGATCTGAGAGATGAAGCTCACATTTCACATTATGGTCACAAAGCCAATGACTGCTTGCATTGGTGCTTGCCTGGGGTTCCAGACACCTGGAATGAACTCCTTAGCGCACAGGTCTAG
- the LOC18611896 gene encoding protein trichome birefringence-like 14 isoform X1, translating into MEMKAGDSFRFPGKFLFLALLFMTLLLWDGDRNPFISTHAPAQHQYTTPPPAPVCNYAKGRWVADRRPPLYTAGCKYITRNWACRLTNRTDFSYEGYRWQSLDCKMPEFEPSDFLKRIIRMQDKTVAFIGDSLSGQQFQSMMCMLTGGEQSPDVEDVADKYGFSKLLRKGEIHQHFWAYRFLSTNTTILRSWSARLCDREPINATDPKTRYAMHLDRPPAFIRENLDQLNLLVINTAHHWTKTRVDMDNEVMYVNGKPVEQGFLKNVKNAKIFKVNNIVKWLDSELASHPDLQVFFTTTSPRHFFKGEWNTGGKCDNLIPMTRGSQVLGEESSDKIVAAAVQGTRVKILDITALSDLRDEAHISHYGKKGNDCLHWCLPGIPDTWNELLSAQV; encoded by the exons ATGGAGATGAAAGCAGGAGATTCTTTTAGATTTCCTGgaaaatttctctttcttgctcTGCTTTTTATGACCTTATTACTTTGGGACGGGGATAGGAATCCTTTTATTTCTACACATGCACCAGCCCAACATCAGTATACCACGCCCCCTCCAGCTCCAG TCTGCAATTATGCAAAGGGTAGATGGGTCGCCGACCGCAGGCCGCCTTTATATACTGCTGGATGCAAGTATATAACAAGAAACTGGGCATGCAGACTCACCAATCGAACAGATTTCTCTTATGAAGGTTATCGATGGCAGTCTCTAGATTGTAAAATGCCAGAGTTTGAGCCCTCTGATTTCTTGAAAAG GATAATCAGGATGCAGGACAAAACAGTTGCCTTCATAGGAGATTCATTAAGCGGGCAGCAATTCCAATCCATGATGTGCATGCTCACTGGGGGGGAACAAAGCCCCGACGTTGAAGATGTTGCAGACAAATATGGTTTCTCTAAATTGTTACGTAAAGGAGAGATTCATCAGCATTTCTGGGCTTACCGCTTTCTAAGTACCAATACCACCATTCTGCGTTCTTGGTCAGCAAGACTTTGTGACAGAGAGCCTATCAACGCCACCGATCCCAAGACCCGTTACGCCATGCATTTGGATCGTCCGCCAGCTTTCATTCGAGAAAACCTCGATCAACTTAATTTATTAGTTATCAACACAGCTCACCATTGGACCAAAACGAGGGTCGACATGGACAATGAGGTGATGTATGTGAATGGGAAGCCCGTAGAACAGGGATTTCTTAAGAATGTTAAGAATGCCAAGATCTTTAAAGTGAACAACATTGTAAAATGGCTTGATTCCGAGTTGGCCTCCCATCCCGACCTGCAAGTTTTCTTTACAACCACGTCGCCGAGGCACTTTTTTAAAGGGGAATGGAACACCGGGGGGAAATGTGATAACCTGATTCCAATGACAAGAGGGAGCCAAGTCCTTGGAGAAGAATCAAGCGATAAGATCGTTGCAGCTGCTGTTCAGGGTACAAGGGTAAAGATTTTGGATATAACTGCTCTGTCTGATCTGAGAGATGAGGCTCACATTTCACATTATGGTAAAAAGGGCAATGACTGCTTGCATTGGTGCTTGCCTGGGATTCCAGACACCTGGAATGAACTCCTTAGCGCACAGGTCTAG
- the LOC18611896 gene encoding protein trichome birefringence-like 14 isoform X2, whose protein sequence is MEMKAGDSFRFPGKFLFLALLFMTLLLWDGDRNPFISTHAPAQHQYTTPPPAPVCNYAKGRWVADRRPPLYTAGCKYITRNWACRLTNRTDFSYEGYRWQSLDCKMPEFEPSDFLKRMQDKTVAFIGDSLSGQQFQSMMCMLTGGEQSPDVEDVADKYGFSKLLRKGEIHQHFWAYRFLSTNTTILRSWSARLCDREPINATDPKTRYAMHLDRPPAFIRENLDQLNLLVINTAHHWTKTRVDMDNEVMYVNGKPVEQGFLKNVKNAKIFKVNNIVKWLDSELASHPDLQVFFTTTSPRHFFKGEWNTGGKCDNLIPMTRGSQVLGEESSDKIVAAAVQGTRVKILDITALSDLRDEAHISHYGKKGNDCLHWCLPGIPDTWNELLSAQV, encoded by the exons ATGGAGATGAAAGCAGGAGATTCTTTTAGATTTCCTGgaaaatttctctttcttgctcTGCTTTTTATGACCTTATTACTTTGGGACGGGGATAGGAATCCTTTTATTTCTACACATGCACCAGCCCAACATCAGTATACCACGCCCCCTCCAGCTCCAG TCTGCAATTATGCAAAGGGTAGATGGGTCGCCGACCGCAGGCCGCCTTTATATACTGCTGGATGCAAGTATATAACAAGAAACTGGGCATGCAGACTCACCAATCGAACAGATTTCTCTTATGAAGGTTATCGATGGCAGTCTCTAGATTGTAAAATGCCAGAGTTTGAGCCCTCTGATTTCTTGAAAAG GATGCAGGACAAAACAGTTGCCTTCATAGGAGATTCATTAAGCGGGCAGCAATTCCAATCCATGATGTGCATGCTCACTGGGGGGGAACAAAGCCCCGACGTTGAAGATGTTGCAGACAAATATGGTTTCTCTAAATTGTTACGTAAAGGAGAGATTCATCAGCATTTCTGGGCTTACCGCTTTCTAAGTACCAATACCACCATTCTGCGTTCTTGGTCAGCAAGACTTTGTGACAGAGAGCCTATCAACGCCACCGATCCCAAGACCCGTTACGCCATGCATTTGGATCGTCCGCCAGCTTTCATTCGAGAAAACCTCGATCAACTTAATTTATTAGTTATCAACACAGCTCACCATTGGACCAAAACGAGGGTCGACATGGACAATGAGGTGATGTATGTGAATGGGAAGCCCGTAGAACAGGGATTTCTTAAGAATGTTAAGAATGCCAAGATCTTTAAAGTGAACAACATTGTAAAATGGCTTGATTCCGAGTTGGCCTCCCATCCCGACCTGCAAGTTTTCTTTACAACCACGTCGCCGAGGCACTTTTTTAAAGGGGAATGGAACACCGGGGGGAAATGTGATAACCTGATTCCAATGACAAGAGGGAGCCAAGTCCTTGGAGAAGAATCAAGCGATAAGATCGTTGCAGCTGCTGTTCAGGGTACAAGGGTAAAGATTTTGGATATAACTGCTCTGTCTGATCTGAGAGATGAGGCTCACATTTCACATTATGGTAAAAAGGGCAATGACTGCTTGCATTGGTGCTTGCCTGGGATTCCAGACACCTGGAATGAACTCCTTAGCGCACAGGTCTAG
- the LOC18611897 gene encoding protein trichome birefringence-like 14, with product MKTRNNHILGWKQIYIALIVLILMAILLRHSRKGSSESTMSSSQDMFTESSLSGADQLPESSPSGADQFTESSSSAENHFTDPSQSAQDALLVAPNNVSVSMNPEGTFEETNSHATMTEETENKEQNFDPPPRNSTMSHPSGNDKSDLENTYSSKTQVCNYAQGRWVSDSQRPFYSGLGCKRWLPSPWACRLTQRADFSYEGYRWQPINCEMPEFERFAFLRKMQDKTIAFVGDSLGRQQFHSLMCMATGGEESPEVKDVATEYGLAKRSGAIRPDGWAYRFPTTNTTILFYWSSTLCRLERINNTDPDSSFALHLDRVPTFLRKFLHRFDVLVLNTAHHWIKAKFIANHWVMYLNGKPIKYGMLMDMMNVKNFTVHRMVKWLDSQLPLHPGLKAFFRTRSPRHFDNKGNCNNTTPLTGGSEVIQEGSSDKIVETAVKGTRVNILDITALSALRDEAHKSQYRIFGTSAYYDCLHWCLPGIPDTWNELLAAQL from the exons ATGAAAACTAGAAACAATCATATCTTGGGATGGAAGCAAATTTATATTGCACTTATTGTGCTAATTTTGATGGCCATACTACTACGGCATTCAAGAAAAGGTTCCTCCGAATCTACTATGTCATCATCTCAGGATATGTTTACAGAGTCTTCTCTGTCAGGTGCAGATCAGCTTCCAGAATCTTCTCCATCAGGTGCAGATCAGTTCACTGAGTCTTCTTCATCAGCTGAAAATCACTTTACAGACCCTTCTCAATCAGCTCAAG ATGCTCTTCTGGTTGCCCCAAATAATGTATCAGTGTCCATGAACCCAGAGGGGACTTTTGAGGAGACGAATTCTCATGCAACTATGACAGAAGAAACAGAGAATAAAGAACAGAATTTTGATCCTCCACCAAGGAATTCGACAATGTCACATCCATCTGGGAATGATAAGAGCGACTTGGAGAACACATACTCATCCAAGACGCAAG TCTGTAATTATGCACAGGGTAGATGGGTTTCGGACAGCCAGCGCCCATTCTATTCTGGGTTAGGATGTAAACGGTGGTTACCAAGTCCCTGGGCCTGTAGGCTGACTCAACGAGCAGATTTTTCTTATGAGGGATATCGCTGGCAGCcaataaattgtgaaatgccAGAGTTTGAGCGGTTTGCATTCTTAAGAAA AATGCAGGACAAAACAATTGCATTTGTAGGTGATTCATTGGGGAGGCAGCAATTCCACTCGTTAATGTGTATGGCCACTGGTGGCGAAGAGAGCCCTGAAGTGAAAGATGTGGCAACTGAATATGGTCTTGCCAAGCGTTCCGGAGCCATTCGTCCTGATGGATGGGCCTACAGGTTCCCAACTACTAATACCACCATTTTATTTTACTGGTCTTCAACGCTCTGCAGATTAGAGCGCATCAATAACACAGACCCAGATTCAAGTTTTGCCCTGCATTTGGATCGTGTACCAACTTTCTTGAGGAAATTCCTACACCGTTTCGATGTATTGGTTCTGAATACAGCACACCACTGGATTAAAGCAAAATTTATAGCAAATCATTGGGTAATGTACCTAAATGGGAAGCCCATAAAATATGGGATGCTTATGGATATGATGAACGTGAAGAATTTTACAGTTCATAGGATGGTGAAGTGGCTTGATTCACAACTTCCCTTGCATCCCGGCCTAAAAGCTTTCTTTAGGACCAGGTCACCAAGGCATTTTGATAACAAGGGGAACTGCAATAATACTACTCCGTTGACTGGAGGGAGTGAAGTCATTCAAGAAGGATCAAGTGATAAGATTGTTGAGACTGCTGTTAAGGGTACAAGGGTTAATATTCTGGATATAACAGCTCTTTCTGCTCTGAGAGACGAGGCTCACAAATCCCAATACCGCATTTTTGGTACCTCAGCTTACTATGATTGTTTGCATTGGTGCCTGCCCGGCATTCCAGATACATGGAATGAGCTCCTTGCAGCTCAATTATAA